The proteins below are encoded in one region of Lonchura striata isolate bLonStr1 chromosome 1, bLonStr1.mat, whole genome shotgun sequence:
- the SALL3 gene encoding sal-like protein 3 isoform X2, whose protein sequence is MSRRKQAKPQHLKSDEELQAEVVSEHVSGEGADDGDSGNESRSGSEETNVCEKCCAEFFKWTDFLEHKKSCTKNPLVLIVNEDEPAPPPAEEFPDPSPASSPSDQAESEAAEEGVQAENNDSSEVKNTEKEEEPMEVETSAEKSFQNQCTSNTATPLPQIPEPSSMTSYNMPNTNVTLETLLSTKVAVAQFSQSARATTSTSISSGVTAVAIPMILEQLMALQQQQIHQLQLIEQIRSQVAMMNRQPLRPSLNQIVAAQGGPGQASNQLQGFATSAAVQLTAVIPSAIVGQATSGQSTAFDSSQHISRPTSGKSTPNISSSGSSALPESGVSSSSNAITSITPISVSNANSASQPQNGSTLPSIGHGSLTSVSSLPNPLLPQTSSNSVIFPNPLVSIAATANALDPLSALMKHRKGKPPNVSVFEPKSSSEDPFFKHKCRFCAKVFGSDSALQIHLRSHTGERPFKCNICGNRFSTKGNLKVHFQRHKEKYPHIQMNPYPVPEYLDNVPTCSGIPYGMSLPPEKPVTTWLDSKPVLPTVPTSIGLQLPPTIAGVNSYGDSPSITPMSRSPQRPSPASSECTSLSPSLNTSESGVPASAESPQPVQSGSSLTKTEPISLPPTSTRLGDLSAGGQVSAAATSSIPTVVTDSSVATSLPNPVLPAVSDQFKAKFPFGGLLDSMQTSETSKLQQLVENIDKKMTDPNQCVICHRVLSCQSALKMHYRTHTGERPFKCKICGRAFTTKGNLKTHFGVHRAKPPLRVQHSCPICQKKFTNAVVLQQHIRMHMGGQIPNTPLPEGFQDAMDSELSYDEKNVDTLSSFDDDIDENSMEEDLELKDTASDSSKPLISYSGSCPSSPPSVISSIAALENQMKMIDSVMNCQQLTSLKSIENGSGESDHLSNDSSSAVGDLESQSAGSPAMSESSSSMQALSPVNSNSESFRSKSPGLSNQEEPQEIQLKTEKPDSPPPTTENGGALDLTSTNPGRPVIKEEAPFSLLFLNRERGPSQSTPSLVTSTAPTMIKMEVNGHSKPISLGEVPSLPAGIQVPAAPQTVMSPGITPMLAPPPRRTPKQHNCQSCGKTFSSASALQIHERTHTGEKPFGCTICGRAFTTKGNLKVHMGTHMWNNAPARRGRRLSVENPMALLGGDALKFSEMFQKDLAARAMNVDPSFWNQYAAAITNGLAMKNNEISVIQNGGIPQLPVSLGGGAIPPLSNLTGGMDKARTGSSPPIVSLDKASSETGASRPFTRFIEDNKEIGIN, encoded by the exons TctcaggagaaggagcagatgATGGTGATAGCGGGAACGAGAGCAGGAGCGGAAGCGAAGAAACCAACGTCTGTGAGAAGTGCTGCGCTGAGTTCTTCAAGTGGACTGACTTCCTGGAGCACAAAAAGAGCTGCACTAAAAACCCCCTGGTGCTGATTGTCAATGAAGATGAACCAGCTCCACCACCTGCTGAGGAATTCCCTGATCCCTCGCCTGCGAGCTCTCCCAGTGACCAGGCAGAGAGTGAAGCTGCTGAAGAAGGCGTCCAGGCAGAAAACAATGACAGCTCTGAggtaaaaaacacagaaaaggaagaagagccAATGGAGGTAGAAACTTCTGCAGAGAAAAGTTTCCAGAATCAATGCACCTCAAACACAGCTACTCCTCTACCTCAGATCCCTGAACCATCTTCCATGACAAGCTATAACATGCCAAACACTAACGTCACACTAGAGACTCTGCTGAGCACGAAAGTGGCAGTCGCGCAGTTCTCGCAGAGTGCACGGGCCACTACTTCCACGAGCATCAGCAGTGGGGTGACGGCTGTGGCCATCCCCATGATTCTAGAGCAGCTCatggccctgcagcagcagcagattcaCCAGCTCCAGCTGATCGAGCAGATCCGCAGTCAGGTGGCGATGATGAACCGCCAGCCTCTGCGACCGTCCCTCAACCAGATCGTGGCCGCCCAGGGTGGTCCTGGGCAAGCCTCCAACCAGCTGCAGGGGTTTGCCACCAGCGCTGCTGTCCAGCTCACTGCAGTCATTCCTTCTGCCATTGTGGGGCAGGCCACTAGTGGTCAGTCCACTGCCTTCGACAGCTCTCAGCACATCTCGAGACCTACATCTGGAAAAAGTACACCCAATATATCCAGCAGTGGCTCTTCTGCCCTGCCTGAATCAGGTGTATCTTCCTCCTCAAACGCAATTACGTCCATAACTCCCATTTCTGTGTCAAATGCTAATAGTGCTTCACAGCCCCAGAATGGTTCAACTCTACCTTCAATAGGACATGGAAGCCTCACCTCGGTATCCAGCCTGCCAAACCCACTTCTACCTCAGACTTCATCAAATAGCGTGATCTTCCCCAATCCGCTGGTTAGCATTGCCGCAACTGCTAACGCGCTCGATCCTCTGTCCGCCCTTATGAAGCACCGCAAAGGAAAGCCACCAAATGTGTCAGTGTTTGAACCCAAATCAAGTTCTGAGGATCccttttttaaacataaatgCCGATTTTGTGCCAAGGTCTTTGGAAGTGACAGTGCTTTACAGATTCACCTCCGCTCACATACAGGCGAAAGACCATTTAAGTGTAACATATGTGGAAACCGCTTTTCCACAAAGGGCAACCTGAAAGTTCATTTTCAGAGGCATAAAGAGAAATACCCTCATATTCAGATGAACCCTTATCCTGTTCCAGAATACCTCGATAATGTGCCCACCTGCTCTGGAATCCCATATGGGATGTCACTGCCCCCCGAAAAGCCGGTCACAACATGGTTAGACAGTAAACCTGTTTTACCAACTGTCCCAACTTCCATTGGGCTCCAGCTGCCCCCCACTATAGCTGGTGTGAACAGTTACGGAGACTCTCCAAGTATCACTCCTATGAGCAGGTCACCCCAGAGGCCTTCTCCTGCCTCCAGTGAATGCACTTCTCTATCCCCGAGCCTCAACACTTCTGAGTCGGGCGTTCCAGCATCTGCTGAATCCCCGCAGCCTGTTCAGAGTGGCTCATCTCTGACCAAGACAGAACCTATCTCTCTGCCTCCCACGAGCACACGGCTTGGAGACCTTTCTGCAGGTGGGCaagtttctgcagctgccacgtCTTCAATTCCTACGGTGGTTACAGACAGCAGTGTTGCAACAAGCCTCCCAAACCCTGTGCTTCCAGCAGTGTCTGACCAGTTTAAGGCAAAGTTTCCATTTGGTGGTCTGCTAGACTCTATGCAAACATCAGAAACCTCAAAACTTCAACAGCTAGTGGAGAACATTGATAAGAAGATGACAGATCCAAATCAATGTGTCATTTGTCACCGTGTGCTTAGTTGTCAGAGCGCTCTCAAGATGCATTACAGAACACATACAGGAGAAAGAccatttaaatgcaaaatttgtGGACGTGCCTTTACTACAAAAGGCAATctaaaaacacattttggaGTTCATCGAGCAAAGCCACCACTTAGAGTACAGCACTCGTGTCCCATTTGTCAGAAGAAATTTACAAATGCGGTTGTTCTTCAGCAGCACATTCGTATGCATATGGGTGGGCAAATTCCTAACACGCCACTACCAGAGGGCTTCCAGGATGCCATGGACTCAGAGCTTTCCTATGATGAGAAGAATGTTGACACACTGAGCAGCTTCGATGATGACATTGATGAAAATTCTATGGAAGAAGACCTGGAACTAAAGGACACGGCAAGTGATTCATCCAAACCCCTTATCTCTTACTCTGGGTCATGTCCTTCGTCACCACCTTCTGTGATCTCCAGTATTGCTGCTTTGGAGAATCAAATGAAAATGATTGATTCTGTCATGAACTGTCAGCAGCTGACCAGTTTAAAATCCATAGAAAATGGATCAGGGGAAAGTGACCATTTGAGCAATGACTCCtcatcagctgttggtgatcTTGAAAGCCAGagtgcaggcagccctgcaatGTCAGAGTCTTCTTCCTCCATGCAAGCTTTGTCTCCTGTGAATAGCAATAGTGAAAGTTTCAGATCAAAGTCCCCCGGTCTCAGTAACCAGGAAGAGCCACAAGAAATACaattaaagacagaaaaaccaGACAGTCCACCACCCACAACTGAAAATGGAGGCGCATTAGACCTGACATCCACCAACCCGGGAAGACCGGTCATCAAAGAGGAGGCTCCTTTTAGTCTGCTGTTCCTGAACAGAGAACGTG GTCCCAGCCAAAGTACTCCTAGCCTGGTCACCAGTACAGCACCAACCATGATCAAAATGGAAGTGAATGGTCACAGCAAGCCGATCTCTTTGGGTGAGGTTCCCTCGCTTCCAGCTGgaatccaggttcctgctgcACCACAGACAGTGATGAGTCCGGGGATCACCCCTATGCTGGCACCCCCCCCTCGCCGGACTCCCAAGCAGCACAACTGTCAGTCGTGCGGGAAGACCTTCTCCTCAGCAAGTGCACTGCAGATACACGAGCGCACCCATACCGGTGAAAAACCGTTTGGTTGCACAATCTGTGGTAGAGCTTTTACCACAAAGGGGAATCTTAAG GTTCACATGGGGACTCATATGTGGAATAACGCCCCTGCACGCCGTGGTCGACGACTCTCCGTGGAAAACCCCATGGCTTTGCTCGGTGGCGATGCTCTCAAGTTCTCCGAGATGTTCCAGAAGGATTTGGCAGCTCGGGCCATGAATGTTGACCCCAGTTTTTGGAACCAATACGCTGCAGCTATCACTAATGGACTTGCTATGAAGAACAATGAGATTTCTGTCATACAGAACGGAGGCATTCCTCAGCTCCCAGTAAGTCTAGGCGGAGGCGCCATCCCGCCTCTAAGTAACCTTACCGGTGGCATGGACAAAGCTCGCACAGGCAGCAGCCCTCCCATTGTCAGTCTGGACAAAGCAAGTTCTGAGACGGGAGCCAGTCGTCCATTCACCAGATTTATTGAGGATAATAAAGAGATTGGCATAAATTAA
- the SALL3 gene encoding sal-like protein 3 isoform X3, producing the protein MSRRKQAKPQHLKSDEELQAEVVSEHAVSGEGADDGDSGNESRSGSEETNVCEKCCAEFFKWTDFLEHKKSCTKNPLVLIVNEDEPAPPPAEEFPDPSPASSPSDQAESEAAEEGVQAENNDSSEVKNTEKEEEPMEVETSAEKSFQNQCTSNTATPLPQIPEPSSMTSYNMPNTNVTLETLLSTKVAVAQFSQSARATTSTSISSGVTAVAIPMILEQLMALQQQQIHQLQLIEQIRSQVAMMNRQPLRPSLNQIVAAQGGPGQASNQLQGFATSAAVQLTAVIPSAIVGQATSGQSTAFDSSQHISRPTSGKSTPNISSSGSSALPESGVSSSSNAITSITPISVSNANSASQPQNGSTLPSIGHGSLTSVSSLPNPLLPQTSSNSVIFPNPLVSIAATANALDPLSALMKHRKGKPPNVSVFEPKSSSEDPFFKHKCRFCAKVFGSDSALQIHLRSHTGERPFKCNICGNRFSTKGNLKVHFQRHKEKYPHIQMNPYPVPEYLDNVPTCSGIPYGMSLPPEKPVTTWLDSKPVLPTVPTSIGLQLPPTIAGVNSYGDSPSITPMSRSPQRPSPASSECTSLSPSLNTSESGVPASAESPQPVQSGSSLTKTEPISLPPTSTRLGDLSAGGQVSAAATSSIPTVVTDSSVATSLPNPVLPAVSDQFKAKFPFGGLLDSMQTSETSKLQQLVENIDKKMTDPNQCVICHRVLSCQSALKMHYRTHTGERPFKCKICGRAFTTKGNLKTHFGVHRAKPPLRVQHSCPICQKKFTNAVVLQQHIRMHMGGQIPNTPLPEGFQDAMDSELSYDEKNVDTLSSFDDDIDENSMEEDLELKDTASDSSKPLISYSGSCPSSPPSVISSIAALENQMKMIDSVMNCQQLTSLKSIENGSGESDHLSNDSSSAVGDLESQSAGSPAMSESSSSMQALSPVNSNSESFRSKSPGLSNQEEPQEIQLKTEKPDSPPPTTENGGALDLTSTNPGRPVIKEEAPFSLLFLNRERGPSQSTPSLVTSTAPTMIKMEVNGHSKPISLGEVPSLPAGIQVPAAPQTVMSPGITPMLAPPPRRTPKQHNCQSCGKTFSSASALQIHERTHTGEKPFGCTICGRAFTTKGNLKVHMGTHMWNNAPARRGRRLSVENPMALLGGDALKFSEMFQKDLAARAMNVDPSFWNQYAAAITNGLAMKNNEISVIQNGGIPQLPRSKELPVFYVYV; encoded by the exons CAGTctcaggagaaggagcagatgATGGTGATAGCGGGAACGAGAGCAGGAGCGGAAGCGAAGAAACCAACGTCTGTGAGAAGTGCTGCGCTGAGTTCTTCAAGTGGACTGACTTCCTGGAGCACAAAAAGAGCTGCACTAAAAACCCCCTGGTGCTGATTGTCAATGAAGATGAACCAGCTCCACCACCTGCTGAGGAATTCCCTGATCCCTCGCCTGCGAGCTCTCCCAGTGACCAGGCAGAGAGTGAAGCTGCTGAAGAAGGCGTCCAGGCAGAAAACAATGACAGCTCTGAggtaaaaaacacagaaaaggaagaagagccAATGGAGGTAGAAACTTCTGCAGAGAAAAGTTTCCAGAATCAATGCACCTCAAACACAGCTACTCCTCTACCTCAGATCCCTGAACCATCTTCCATGACAAGCTATAACATGCCAAACACTAACGTCACACTAGAGACTCTGCTGAGCACGAAAGTGGCAGTCGCGCAGTTCTCGCAGAGTGCACGGGCCACTACTTCCACGAGCATCAGCAGTGGGGTGACGGCTGTGGCCATCCCCATGATTCTAGAGCAGCTCatggccctgcagcagcagcagattcaCCAGCTCCAGCTGATCGAGCAGATCCGCAGTCAGGTGGCGATGATGAACCGCCAGCCTCTGCGACCGTCCCTCAACCAGATCGTGGCCGCCCAGGGTGGTCCTGGGCAAGCCTCCAACCAGCTGCAGGGGTTTGCCACCAGCGCTGCTGTCCAGCTCACTGCAGTCATTCCTTCTGCCATTGTGGGGCAGGCCACTAGTGGTCAGTCCACTGCCTTCGACAGCTCTCAGCACATCTCGAGACCTACATCTGGAAAAAGTACACCCAATATATCCAGCAGTGGCTCTTCTGCCCTGCCTGAATCAGGTGTATCTTCCTCCTCAAACGCAATTACGTCCATAACTCCCATTTCTGTGTCAAATGCTAATAGTGCTTCACAGCCCCAGAATGGTTCAACTCTACCTTCAATAGGACATGGAAGCCTCACCTCGGTATCCAGCCTGCCAAACCCACTTCTACCTCAGACTTCATCAAATAGCGTGATCTTCCCCAATCCGCTGGTTAGCATTGCCGCAACTGCTAACGCGCTCGATCCTCTGTCCGCCCTTATGAAGCACCGCAAAGGAAAGCCACCAAATGTGTCAGTGTTTGAACCCAAATCAAGTTCTGAGGATCccttttttaaacataaatgCCGATTTTGTGCCAAGGTCTTTGGAAGTGACAGTGCTTTACAGATTCACCTCCGCTCACATACAGGCGAAAGACCATTTAAGTGTAACATATGTGGAAACCGCTTTTCCACAAAGGGCAACCTGAAAGTTCATTTTCAGAGGCATAAAGAGAAATACCCTCATATTCAGATGAACCCTTATCCTGTTCCAGAATACCTCGATAATGTGCCCACCTGCTCTGGAATCCCATATGGGATGTCACTGCCCCCCGAAAAGCCGGTCACAACATGGTTAGACAGTAAACCTGTTTTACCAACTGTCCCAACTTCCATTGGGCTCCAGCTGCCCCCCACTATAGCTGGTGTGAACAGTTACGGAGACTCTCCAAGTATCACTCCTATGAGCAGGTCACCCCAGAGGCCTTCTCCTGCCTCCAGTGAATGCACTTCTCTATCCCCGAGCCTCAACACTTCTGAGTCGGGCGTTCCAGCATCTGCTGAATCCCCGCAGCCTGTTCAGAGTGGCTCATCTCTGACCAAGACAGAACCTATCTCTCTGCCTCCCACGAGCACACGGCTTGGAGACCTTTCTGCAGGTGGGCaagtttctgcagctgccacgtCTTCAATTCCTACGGTGGTTACAGACAGCAGTGTTGCAACAAGCCTCCCAAACCCTGTGCTTCCAGCAGTGTCTGACCAGTTTAAGGCAAAGTTTCCATTTGGTGGTCTGCTAGACTCTATGCAAACATCAGAAACCTCAAAACTTCAACAGCTAGTGGAGAACATTGATAAGAAGATGACAGATCCAAATCAATGTGTCATTTGTCACCGTGTGCTTAGTTGTCAGAGCGCTCTCAAGATGCATTACAGAACACATACAGGAGAAAGAccatttaaatgcaaaatttgtGGACGTGCCTTTACTACAAAAGGCAATctaaaaacacattttggaGTTCATCGAGCAAAGCCACCACTTAGAGTACAGCACTCGTGTCCCATTTGTCAGAAGAAATTTACAAATGCGGTTGTTCTTCAGCAGCACATTCGTATGCATATGGGTGGGCAAATTCCTAACACGCCACTACCAGAGGGCTTCCAGGATGCCATGGACTCAGAGCTTTCCTATGATGAGAAGAATGTTGACACACTGAGCAGCTTCGATGATGACATTGATGAAAATTCTATGGAAGAAGACCTGGAACTAAAGGACACGGCAAGTGATTCATCCAAACCCCTTATCTCTTACTCTGGGTCATGTCCTTCGTCACCACCTTCTGTGATCTCCAGTATTGCTGCTTTGGAGAATCAAATGAAAATGATTGATTCTGTCATGAACTGTCAGCAGCTGACCAGTTTAAAATCCATAGAAAATGGATCAGGGGAAAGTGACCATTTGAGCAATGACTCCtcatcagctgttggtgatcTTGAAAGCCAGagtgcaggcagccctgcaatGTCAGAGTCTTCTTCCTCCATGCAAGCTTTGTCTCCTGTGAATAGCAATAGTGAAAGTTTCAGATCAAAGTCCCCCGGTCTCAGTAACCAGGAAGAGCCACAAGAAATACaattaaagacagaaaaaccaGACAGTCCACCACCCACAACTGAAAATGGAGGCGCATTAGACCTGACATCCACCAACCCGGGAAGACCGGTCATCAAAGAGGAGGCTCCTTTTAGTCTGCTGTTCCTGAACAGAGAACGTG GTCCCAGCCAAAGTACTCCTAGCCTGGTCACCAGTACAGCACCAACCATGATCAAAATGGAAGTGAATGGTCACAGCAAGCCGATCTCTTTGGGTGAGGTTCCCTCGCTTCCAGCTGgaatccaggttcctgctgcACCACAGACAGTGATGAGTCCGGGGATCACCCCTATGCTGGCACCCCCCCCTCGCCGGACTCCCAAGCAGCACAACTGTCAGTCGTGCGGGAAGACCTTCTCCTCAGCAAGTGCACTGCAGATACACGAGCGCACCCATACCGGTGAAAAACCGTTTGGTTGCACAATCTGTGGTAGAGCTTTTACCACAAAGGGGAATCTTAAG GTTCACATGGGGACTCATATGTGGAATAACGCCCCTGCACGCCGTGGTCGACGACTCTCCGTGGAAAACCCCATGGCTTTGCTCGGTGGCGATGCTCTCAAGTTCTCCGAGATGTTCCAGAAGGATTTGGCAGCTCGGGCCATGAATGTTGACCCCAGTTTTTGGAACCAATACGCTGCAGCTATCACTAATGGACTTGCTATGAAGAACAATGAGATTTCTGTCATACAGAACGGAGGCATTCCTCAGCTCCCA AGGTCAAAAGAGCTGCCTGTTTTTTACGTCTATGTGTAA
- the SALL3 gene encoding sal-like protein 3 isoform X1, translating into MSRRKQAKPQHLKSDEELQAEVVSEHAVSGEGADDGDSGNESRSGSEETNVCEKCCAEFFKWTDFLEHKKSCTKNPLVLIVNEDEPAPPPAEEFPDPSPASSPSDQAESEAAEEGVQAENNDSSEVKNTEKEEEPMEVETSAEKSFQNQCTSNTATPLPQIPEPSSMTSYNMPNTNVTLETLLSTKVAVAQFSQSARATTSTSISSGVTAVAIPMILEQLMALQQQQIHQLQLIEQIRSQVAMMNRQPLRPSLNQIVAAQGGPGQASNQLQGFATSAAVQLTAVIPSAIVGQATSGQSTAFDSSQHISRPTSGKSTPNISSSGSSALPESGVSSSSNAITSITPISVSNANSASQPQNGSTLPSIGHGSLTSVSSLPNPLLPQTSSNSVIFPNPLVSIAATANALDPLSALMKHRKGKPPNVSVFEPKSSSEDPFFKHKCRFCAKVFGSDSALQIHLRSHTGERPFKCNICGNRFSTKGNLKVHFQRHKEKYPHIQMNPYPVPEYLDNVPTCSGIPYGMSLPPEKPVTTWLDSKPVLPTVPTSIGLQLPPTIAGVNSYGDSPSITPMSRSPQRPSPASSECTSLSPSLNTSESGVPASAESPQPVQSGSSLTKTEPISLPPTSTRLGDLSAGGQVSAAATSSIPTVVTDSSVATSLPNPVLPAVSDQFKAKFPFGGLLDSMQTSETSKLQQLVENIDKKMTDPNQCVICHRVLSCQSALKMHYRTHTGERPFKCKICGRAFTTKGNLKTHFGVHRAKPPLRVQHSCPICQKKFTNAVVLQQHIRMHMGGQIPNTPLPEGFQDAMDSELSYDEKNVDTLSSFDDDIDENSMEEDLELKDTASDSSKPLISYSGSCPSSPPSVISSIAALENQMKMIDSVMNCQQLTSLKSIENGSGESDHLSNDSSSAVGDLESQSAGSPAMSESSSSMQALSPVNSNSESFRSKSPGLSNQEEPQEIQLKTEKPDSPPPTTENGGALDLTSTNPGRPVIKEEAPFSLLFLNRERGPSQSTPSLVTSTAPTMIKMEVNGHSKPISLGEVPSLPAGIQVPAAPQTVMSPGITPMLAPPPRRTPKQHNCQSCGKTFSSASALQIHERTHTGEKPFGCTICGRAFTTKGNLKVHMGTHMWNNAPARRGRRLSVENPMALLGGDALKFSEMFQKDLAARAMNVDPSFWNQYAAAITNGLAMKNNEISVIQNGGIPQLPVSLGGGAIPPLSNLTGGMDKARTGSSPPIVSLDKASSETGASRPFTRFIEDNKEIGIN; encoded by the exons CAGTctcaggagaaggagcagatgATGGTGATAGCGGGAACGAGAGCAGGAGCGGAAGCGAAGAAACCAACGTCTGTGAGAAGTGCTGCGCTGAGTTCTTCAAGTGGACTGACTTCCTGGAGCACAAAAAGAGCTGCACTAAAAACCCCCTGGTGCTGATTGTCAATGAAGATGAACCAGCTCCACCACCTGCTGAGGAATTCCCTGATCCCTCGCCTGCGAGCTCTCCCAGTGACCAGGCAGAGAGTGAAGCTGCTGAAGAAGGCGTCCAGGCAGAAAACAATGACAGCTCTGAggtaaaaaacacagaaaaggaagaagagccAATGGAGGTAGAAACTTCTGCAGAGAAAAGTTTCCAGAATCAATGCACCTCAAACACAGCTACTCCTCTACCTCAGATCCCTGAACCATCTTCCATGACAAGCTATAACATGCCAAACACTAACGTCACACTAGAGACTCTGCTGAGCACGAAAGTGGCAGTCGCGCAGTTCTCGCAGAGTGCACGGGCCACTACTTCCACGAGCATCAGCAGTGGGGTGACGGCTGTGGCCATCCCCATGATTCTAGAGCAGCTCatggccctgcagcagcagcagattcaCCAGCTCCAGCTGATCGAGCAGATCCGCAGTCAGGTGGCGATGATGAACCGCCAGCCTCTGCGACCGTCCCTCAACCAGATCGTGGCCGCCCAGGGTGGTCCTGGGCAAGCCTCCAACCAGCTGCAGGGGTTTGCCACCAGCGCTGCTGTCCAGCTCACTGCAGTCATTCCTTCTGCCATTGTGGGGCAGGCCACTAGTGGTCAGTCCACTGCCTTCGACAGCTCTCAGCACATCTCGAGACCTACATCTGGAAAAAGTACACCCAATATATCCAGCAGTGGCTCTTCTGCCCTGCCTGAATCAGGTGTATCTTCCTCCTCAAACGCAATTACGTCCATAACTCCCATTTCTGTGTCAAATGCTAATAGTGCTTCACAGCCCCAGAATGGTTCAACTCTACCTTCAATAGGACATGGAAGCCTCACCTCGGTATCCAGCCTGCCAAACCCACTTCTACCTCAGACTTCATCAAATAGCGTGATCTTCCCCAATCCGCTGGTTAGCATTGCCGCAACTGCTAACGCGCTCGATCCTCTGTCCGCCCTTATGAAGCACCGCAAAGGAAAGCCACCAAATGTGTCAGTGTTTGAACCCAAATCAAGTTCTGAGGATCccttttttaaacataaatgCCGATTTTGTGCCAAGGTCTTTGGAAGTGACAGTGCTTTACAGATTCACCTCCGCTCACATACAGGCGAAAGACCATTTAAGTGTAACATATGTGGAAACCGCTTTTCCACAAAGGGCAACCTGAAAGTTCATTTTCAGAGGCATAAAGAGAAATACCCTCATATTCAGATGAACCCTTATCCTGTTCCAGAATACCTCGATAATGTGCCCACCTGCTCTGGAATCCCATATGGGATGTCACTGCCCCCCGAAAAGCCGGTCACAACATGGTTAGACAGTAAACCTGTTTTACCAACTGTCCCAACTTCCATTGGGCTCCAGCTGCCCCCCACTATAGCTGGTGTGAACAGTTACGGAGACTCTCCAAGTATCACTCCTATGAGCAGGTCACCCCAGAGGCCTTCTCCTGCCTCCAGTGAATGCACTTCTCTATCCCCGAGCCTCAACACTTCTGAGTCGGGCGTTCCAGCATCTGCTGAATCCCCGCAGCCTGTTCAGAGTGGCTCATCTCTGACCAAGACAGAACCTATCTCTCTGCCTCCCACGAGCACACGGCTTGGAGACCTTTCTGCAGGTGGGCaagtttctgcagctgccacgtCTTCAATTCCTACGGTGGTTACAGACAGCAGTGTTGCAACAAGCCTCCCAAACCCTGTGCTTCCAGCAGTGTCTGACCAGTTTAAGGCAAAGTTTCCATTTGGTGGTCTGCTAGACTCTATGCAAACATCAGAAACCTCAAAACTTCAACAGCTAGTGGAGAACATTGATAAGAAGATGACAGATCCAAATCAATGTGTCATTTGTCACCGTGTGCTTAGTTGTCAGAGCGCTCTCAAGATGCATTACAGAACACATACAGGAGAAAGAccatttaaatgcaaaatttgtGGACGTGCCTTTACTACAAAAGGCAATctaaaaacacattttggaGTTCATCGAGCAAAGCCACCACTTAGAGTACAGCACTCGTGTCCCATTTGTCAGAAGAAATTTACAAATGCGGTTGTTCTTCAGCAGCACATTCGTATGCATATGGGTGGGCAAATTCCTAACACGCCACTACCAGAGGGCTTCCAGGATGCCATGGACTCAGAGCTTTCCTATGATGAGAAGAATGTTGACACACTGAGCAGCTTCGATGATGACATTGATGAAAATTCTATGGAAGAAGACCTGGAACTAAAGGACACGGCAAGTGATTCATCCAAACCCCTTATCTCTTACTCTGGGTCATGTCCTTCGTCACCACCTTCTGTGATCTCCAGTATTGCTGCTTTGGAGAATCAAATGAAAATGATTGATTCTGTCATGAACTGTCAGCAGCTGACCAGTTTAAAATCCATAGAAAATGGATCAGGGGAAAGTGACCATTTGAGCAATGACTCCtcatcagctgttggtgatcTTGAAAGCCAGagtgcaggcagccctgcaatGTCAGAGTCTTCTTCCTCCATGCAAGCTTTGTCTCCTGTGAATAGCAATAGTGAAAGTTTCAGATCAAAGTCCCCCGGTCTCAGTAACCAGGAAGAGCCACAAGAAATACaattaaagacagaaaaaccaGACAGTCCACCACCCACAACTGAAAATGGAGGCGCATTAGACCTGACATCCACCAACCCGGGAAGACCGGTCATCAAAGAGGAGGCTCCTTTTAGTCTGCTGTTCCTGAACAGAGAACGTG GTCCCAGCCAAAGTACTCCTAGCCTGGTCACCAGTACAGCACCAACCATGATCAAAATGGAAGTGAATGGTCACAGCAAGCCGATCTCTTTGGGTGAGGTTCCCTCGCTTCCAGCTGgaatccaggttcctgctgcACCACAGACAGTGATGAGTCCGGGGATCACCCCTATGCTGGCACCCCCCCCTCGCCGGACTCCCAAGCAGCACAACTGTCAGTCGTGCGGGAAGACCTTCTCCTCAGCAAGTGCACTGCAGATACACGAGCGCACCCATACCGGTGAAAAACCGTTTGGTTGCACAATCTGTGGTAGAGCTTTTACCACAAAGGGGAATCTTAAG GTTCACATGGGGACTCATATGTGGAATAACGCCCCTGCACGCCGTGGTCGACGACTCTCCGTGGAAAACCCCATGGCTTTGCTCGGTGGCGATGCTCTCAAGTTCTCCGAGATGTTCCAGAAGGATTTGGCAGCTCGGGCCATGAATGTTGACCCCAGTTTTTGGAACCAATACGCTGCAGCTATCACTAATGGACTTGCTATGAAGAACAATGAGATTTCTGTCATACAGAACGGAGGCATTCCTCAGCTCCCAGTAAGTCTAGGCGGAGGCGCCATCCCGCCTCTAAGTAACCTTACCGGTGGCATGGACAAAGCTCGCACAGGCAGCAGCCCTCCCATTGTCAGTCTGGACAAAGCAAGTTCTGAGACGGGAGCCAGTCGTCCATTCACCAGATTTATTGAGGATAATAAAGAGATTGGCATAAATTAA